Proteins encoded together in one Halalkaliarchaeum sp. AArc-CO window:
- a CDS encoding BCCT family transporter produces MTDDDGEIEGIRHLFTADTDHEPGENNVRTLGFDVHPYVFFVSGFVIVAFVLLSVLFTEQAGAAYDWAFESINQYFNWFYVIAANLIVAAVVYFALSRFGDIRIGGVDAEKEFSDVSWLAMLFSAGMGIGLMFFSVAEPLWHFDDPLFGVESQSEAAAEMAMVVTYFHWGFHPWAIYGLVGLSLAFFMYNKGLPLTFRSVFWPVLGERIYGWPGHLIDVLTVFATLFGITTSLGLGAQQINAGLSFLGAEVLGTQIPVATPIQLIIITVITTITVISVLVGLEKGMRRLSNLNIALILVMMGLVLLIGPALFVFSLFPQALGSYLGQFFELSTFTNSFGNVPYEGWQGSWTIFYWGWWIAWSPFVGMFIARISRGRTVREFVFGVLFVPALFSFSWMATLGGTALHFELFTESTIVETVTTEGEEVAMFELFTMLPLTLVLSGLAVVLVTTFFVTSADSGSMVLGHLSSGGKHDSPRNQRVSWAIAEGAIASVLLLGGGLTALQTASITAGLPFALVLLFMAVSLKQGLEEEYRILNSEEFSGLIEELEAAGEIEVDRSGGTVVTELAPADDRSDDVSTDAD; encoded by the coding sequence ATGACCGACGACGACGGGGAGATCGAGGGGATCAGACACCTCTTTACCGCCGACACCGACCACGAGCCGGGGGAGAACAACGTCAGAACGCTCGGGTTCGACGTCCACCCGTACGTCTTCTTCGTCTCCGGGTTCGTTATCGTGGCGTTCGTTCTGCTATCCGTGCTGTTCACCGAGCAGGCGGGCGCGGCGTACGACTGGGCGTTCGAGTCGATCAATCAGTACTTCAACTGGTTTTACGTGATCGCCGCGAACCTCATCGTCGCGGCGGTGGTGTACTTCGCGTTGAGCCGCTTTGGCGACATCCGGATCGGCGGCGTCGACGCCGAAAAAGAGTTCAGCGACGTCTCCTGGCTGGCGATGCTGTTCAGTGCCGGCATGGGGATCGGCCTGATGTTCTTCAGCGTCGCGGAACCGCTGTGGCACTTCGACGATCCGCTGTTCGGCGTCGAGAGCCAGTCGGAGGCGGCAGCCGAGATGGCGATGGTCGTCACGTACTTCCACTGGGGCTTTCACCCGTGGGCGATATACGGTCTGGTCGGGCTCAGTCTGGCGTTTTTCATGTACAACAAGGGGTTGCCGCTTACGTTCCGGTCGGTGTTCTGGCCGGTGTTGGGCGAGCGGATCTACGGCTGGCCCGGCCACCTCATCGACGTGTTGACCGTCTTCGCGACGCTTTTTGGCATCACGACCTCCCTCGGGCTGGGCGCCCAACAGATCAACGCCGGGCTGTCATTCCTGGGCGCTGAGGTGCTGGGTACCCAGATTCCGGTAGCGACACCGATCCAGCTGATTATCATCACCGTCATCACCACGATCACCGTGATATCGGTGCTGGTCGGGCTAGAGAAGGGGATGCGTCGGCTCAGCAACCTGAACATCGCATTAATCCTCGTGATGATGGGGCTCGTGCTGCTCATCGGGCCGGCGTTGTTCGTCTTCTCACTGTTCCCGCAGGCGCTGGGGTCGTATCTGGGCCAGTTCTTCGAGCTGTCGACGTTTACCAACTCCTTTGGAAACGTTCCCTACGAGGGCTGGCAGGGCTCCTGGACCATCTTCTACTGGGGCTGGTGGATCGCGTGGTCCCCGTTCGTCGGGATGTTCATCGCGCGCATCTCGCGGGGGCGGACCGTCCGGGAGTTCGTCTTCGGCGTGCTGTTCGTTCCGGCGCTGTTCTCCTTCAGTTGGATGGCGACGCTCGGGGGGACGGCGCTTCACTTCGAGCTGTTCACAGAATCGACGATCGTAGAGACGGTTACCACAGAGGGCGAGGAAGTCGCCATGTTCGAGCTGTTCACGATGCTGCCGCTCACGCTCGTGTTGTCCGGGCTCGCCGTGGTGCTGGTGACCACCTTCTTCGTCACCTCCGCCGACTCCGGATCGATGGTGCTCGGTCACCTCAGCTCCGGCGGCAAACACGATTCTCCCCGGAACCAGCGCGTCTCCTGGGCGATCGCCGAAGGCGCGATCGCGTCCGTGCTGCTGCTGGGCGGGGGGCTGACTGCGCTTCAGACCGCCTCGATCACGGCCGGACTCCCCTTCGCCCTCGTGTTGCTGTTCATGGCGGTGTCGCTGAAACAGGGTCTCGAAGAGGAGTACCGGATACTCAACTCCGAGGAGTTCTCCGGCCTGATCGAGGAACTGGAAGCGGCCGGCGAGATCGAGGTCGACCGCTCCGGCGGTACCGTGGTAACCGAACTCGCGCCGGCGGACGATCGATCTGACGACGTCTCGACGGACGCGGATTGA
- a CDS encoding flippase activity-associated protein Agl23 produces MRPERLRDVDRRLLSLSLVVVAALFVRFVGLGTRVFHWDEGRVGYWTLRYADSGIFEYNPIIHGPFLPLVNSTVFDLLAPTDAVARLVVALVGGLLPLAAWLFRDHLDDLEVVALGLLLAFNPVLVYYGRFMRNDVLVAAFSVFALGFAIRAISTRDVRRLYPAVALVALAFTTKGNALLYLLCYAGATALVVDHLLVRARREDRSIRGTVRGWLADIWRTLRHSAGGEDGSTQPQLATHRRTVAWTAGHAVGLAITFLAIVVWFFAPRPTLWAALSDPSLLPGVFQEATAGSARELVDLWMTGDMQEHDYLEYAFGLASTMANAAAVVSVFAVVGMAVDTLGGRNRLFVAFCFYWGIASFVGYPAATDIEAGWTATHVVVPLTVPAAVGLAFVAREFLAGIDVAALRDRLRGGSGRIVSEDTVAVSLAGILLLGALAGVLVPTATYWNSTNPDHTELVQYAQPQNDLRESLDDVEAIVATHEDGPDVLFVGADHSTRGSTFYVANESDNDQKPAGSGWYDRLPLPWYLERAGAEVESSAPDTDPAEVADGAPPVVIAVAEDREALSPHFDGYVVREHEARLWGFRIAIFLDEDALASAARPVPS; encoded by the coding sequence GCGGACTCGGGGATCTTCGAATACAACCCGATCATTCACGGGCCGTTCCTCCCGCTCGTAAACTCGACGGTGTTCGATCTACTGGCGCCGACGGACGCCGTCGCTCGGCTGGTCGTCGCCCTCGTCGGCGGCCTGCTTCCGCTTGCGGCGTGGCTGTTTCGGGATCATCTCGACGACCTCGAGGTTGTCGCGCTGGGACTCCTGCTCGCGTTCAATCCCGTTCTCGTCTACTACGGGCGGTTCATGCGCAACGACGTCCTCGTGGCGGCGTTTTCCGTGTTCGCACTCGGGTTCGCGATCCGTGCGATTTCGACCCGGGACGTGCGTCGGCTGTATCCGGCCGTCGCGCTCGTCGCGCTCGCGTTCACGACGAAGGGCAACGCGCTGCTGTATCTGCTGTGTTACGCCGGCGCGACGGCACTGGTGGTGGATCACCTGCTCGTTCGGGCCAGGAGGGAGGACCGATCGATCCGGGGCACCGTCCGCGGGTGGCTCGCGGACATCTGGCGGACGCTCCGTCATTCAGCAGGTGGTGAGGACGGGTCCACGCAGCCACAACTGGCGACGCACCGTCGAACCGTCGCCTGGACCGCCGGTCACGCGGTCGGTCTCGCGATCACCTTCCTCGCGATCGTCGTCTGGTTTTTCGCCCCGCGGCCGACGCTGTGGGCGGCGCTTTCGGACCCGTCGCTTCTGCCGGGCGTGTTTCAGGAGGCGACGGCCGGGAGCGCCCGCGAGCTCGTCGACCTCTGGATGACCGGCGACATGCAGGAACACGACTACCTGGAGTACGCCTTCGGGCTGGCGTCGACGATGGCCAACGCCGCGGCTGTCGTCTCGGTGTTCGCCGTGGTGGGAATGGCTGTCGACACTCTCGGGGGTCGAAACCGGCTGTTCGTCGCCTTCTGTTTCTACTGGGGGATCGCGAGTTTCGTCGGCTACCCCGCGGCGACGGACATCGAGGCCGGCTGGACTGCGACCCACGTCGTCGTCCCGTTGACGGTGCCCGCCGCCGTCGGGCTCGCGTTCGTCGCCCGGGAGTTCCTCGCGGGGATCGACGTGGCGGCGCTCCGGGATCGGCTCCGGGGTGGATCCGGTCGGATCGTCTCAGAGGACACCGTGGCGGTTTCGCTCGCGGGGATTTTGCTTTTGGGCGCTCTCGCAGGGGTGCTCGTGCCGACGGCGACGTACTGGAACTCGACGAACCCGGACCACACCGAGCTCGTCCAGTACGCCCAGCCGCAAAACGATCTCCGGGAGTCCCTCGACGACGTCGAGGCGATCGTCGCCACTCACGAGGACGGCCCGGACGTGCTGTTCGTCGGTGCCGACCACTCCACACGCGGGTCGACGTTTTACGTCGCAAACGAGTCGGACAACGACCAGAAACCCGCCGGTTCCGGGTGGTACGACCGGCTCCCGCTCCCGTGGTATCTCGAACGCGCAGGCGCCGAGGTGGAAAGCAGCGCTCCCGACACCGATCCCGCCGAAGTCGCCGACGGCGCGCCTCCGGTCGTGATCGCTGTCGCCGAGGACCGCGAGGCGCTTTCCCCACATTTCGACGGCTACGTCGTCCGCGAACACGAGGCCCGGCTGTGGGGCTTCCGGATCGCGATCTTCCTCGATGAAGACGCGCTCGCGTCCGCGGCTCGACCCGTTCCGTCTTGA